A single window of Pseudarthrobacter defluvii DNA harbors:
- a CDS encoding glycosyltransferase family 2 protein, with translation MRQLSISPQLPALFSEPGLLSSQASISVVIPTLNEEKNIPWVLRRMPSYVDEVIIVDGRSQDKTVEVAKALRADVVIVNEARKGKGVALRAGFAAATGDIIVMLDADGSMDPQEIGWFVAPLQHDFDFVKGSRHVTGGGSEDLTRLRKAGNRALTGLANAVLHSNYSDLCYGYIAFRRECLEVLELESDGFEIETELIVRAAKAGLRIAEVPSLELDRISGASNLQTFRDGWRVLHTLARECALWEAPTAGARPEALRRVKYTYSNVRFPRLPVDPHSVLTPAVKPQESLVAAAVGQHA, from the coding sequence GTGAGGCAATTGTCGATTTCGCCCCAACTTCCAGCTCTTTTTTCCGAGCCTGGACTTTTATCTTCACAAGCCTCAATCAGCGTTGTCATCCCGACGCTGAACGAGGAAAAGAACATCCCCTGGGTTCTGCGCCGGATGCCCTCCTACGTCGATGAGGTGATCATCGTTGACGGGCGCTCGCAGGACAAAACTGTTGAAGTGGCCAAGGCACTGCGGGCTGACGTGGTGATAGTTAACGAAGCCCGTAAAGGCAAGGGTGTGGCCCTTCGGGCGGGCTTTGCCGCCGCAACCGGGGACATCATCGTGATGCTGGACGCGGACGGGAGCATGGACCCCCAGGAGATCGGGTGGTTCGTTGCGCCACTGCAGCATGATTTCGATTTCGTGAAAGGCTCCCGCCACGTGACCGGTGGCGGGTCGGAAGACCTGACCCGGCTGCGGAAGGCCGGCAACAGGGCGCTGACCGGACTCGCGAACGCTGTGCTTCACAGCAACTACTCCGATCTTTGCTACGGGTACATCGCCTTCCGGCGGGAATGCCTGGAGGTGCTGGAGCTGGAGTCCGACGGTTTCGAGATCGAAACCGAGCTCATTGTGAGGGCGGCCAAGGCAGGCCTGCGGATCGCCGAGGTTCCCAGCCTTGAGCTGGACCGGATCTCGGGGGCCTCCAACCTCCAGACGTTCCGCGACGGCTGGCGGGTCCTGCACACGCTGGCCCGGGAATGCGCACTTTGGGAGGCGCCCACTGCAGGTGCCCGTCCCGAGGCCCTCCGCCGCGTGAAGTACACCTACTCCAACGTCCGCTTCCCCAGGCTCCCCGTGGATCCGCACAGCGTCCTGACCCCGGCCGTGAAACCGCAGGAATCCCTTGTCGCAGCGGCGGTGGGTCAGCATGCTTGA
- a CDS encoding glycosyltransferase family 2 protein codes for MLDRIKPLSVTVVICAYTSERWGMLLDVIESVRNQTLVPDQILVVIDHNEDLYERLIEIVDDVTVVESTGLPGLSGARNTGVGLAESDIVAFLDDDAEAAPDWLERLVALYDDPDVLAVGGKVVPLWESGRPGYFAEELDWIVGCSHRGLPRVASEVRNVIGANMSFRLEVLLQVGGFNQSLGRKGTLPLGCEETEICIRSRMGSPGSRIVYEPAALVRHHVPASRGTWRYMMSRSWSEGLSKAQVSQLVGHKRALGPERRYVRSVLPRAVFTGLKSWGREGSADGLGRAGAVIAVLACTAAGYFRGRRLQHWTGPEEENQDQVLVVAGGQWREVQ; via the coding sequence ATGCTTGACCGCATCAAACCGCTGTCCGTGACAGTGGTGATCTGCGCCTACACGTCCGAGCGGTGGGGAATGCTGCTGGACGTCATCGAATCGGTCCGCAACCAGACACTTGTTCCCGACCAAATCCTGGTGGTCATCGACCACAACGAAGACCTGTACGAGCGGCTTATCGAGATCGTCGACGACGTCACGGTAGTCGAGAGCACAGGCCTCCCCGGGTTGTCCGGGGCCCGCAATACGGGGGTGGGGCTCGCCGAATCGGACATCGTCGCCTTCCTTGACGACGACGCCGAGGCGGCGCCGGATTGGCTCGAACGCCTGGTTGCGCTCTATGACGATCCAGACGTCCTGGCCGTAGGCGGGAAGGTGGTCCCACTCTGGGAATCCGGCCGGCCGGGGTACTTCGCCGAGGAGCTTGACTGGATTGTTGGATGCAGCCACCGCGGCTTGCCCCGCGTGGCGTCGGAAGTCCGCAACGTCATCGGTGCCAACATGTCGTTCCGGCTGGAAGTGCTGCTGCAAGTGGGCGGCTTCAACCAGTCGCTTGGCCGCAAGGGCACTTTGCCGCTGGGATGCGAGGAGACCGAGATCTGCATCCGCTCCAGGATGGGCTCACCCGGGTCGCGCATTGTTTACGAGCCGGCGGCACTGGTCCGCCACCACGTTCCCGCATCCAGGGGAACCTGGCGCTACATGATGTCCAGGTCCTGGTCCGAGGGATTGTCCAAAGCCCAGGTCAGCCAGCTGGTGGGCCACAAACGGGCACTCGGACCTGAGCGCCGCTATGTACGCAGCGTGCTCCCGCGCGCAGTATTCACGGGCCTCAAGTCGTGGGGGCGGGAGGGCAGCGCCGACGGGTTGGGCCGCGCCGGGGCCGTCATCGCGGTCCTGGCCTGCACCGCCGCCGGGTACTTCCGGGGGCGCCGGCTCCAGCATTGGACCGGACCGGAGGAAGAGAACCAGGACCAGGTGCTGGTGGTGGCCGGCGGGCAGTGGAGGGAAGTGCAATGA
- a CDS encoding glycosyltransferase family 2 protein, whose product MSEGASQVLEELRGEALILVPAMESRLPPAWPGARWIGSVDLEDLADCSRFELENHAGYERARLLVRASGAVRGFVDVPSPAGIVDRAVFEDALAALPPVPSFPPAVTAPHITVVVCTRDRTQQLRSALMTILALDYPRFDVVVVDNAPATRATEELVRQEFRDQRVRLVTEPVPGLSHARNTGLRHAKGDLVAFTDDDVVVDRSWLREIASAFEAVPGAACVTGLVPAGELRTPAQGYFDSKVSWSRSLVPQVYSLADPPAALPKFPFSPGAFGTGANFALRRQAALRLGGFDPALGVGTPTGGGEDIDMFTRVILEGHALVVQPAAIVWHRHRDGLEDLRVQARGYGNGLGAWMTKVMMDPRTARLALARSWGVGLEFLNRRPQAAQPAVQVSPVHSSLEAQVSRLVWLQLLAVAFGPYKYLQSRRAAGG is encoded by the coding sequence ATGAGCGAGGGCGCCAGCCAAGTGCTTGAGGAACTCCGGGGCGAGGCACTGATCCTTGTGCCCGCCATGGAGTCCCGGTTGCCGCCGGCCTGGCCGGGGGCGAGGTGGATCGGGTCCGTGGACTTGGAAGACCTCGCGGACTGTTCGCGCTTTGAACTGGAGAACCATGCTGGATACGAACGGGCACGGCTGCTGGTGCGCGCGTCGGGGGCTGTGCGGGGATTTGTCGATGTGCCATCGCCGGCGGGAATCGTGGATCGGGCTGTCTTCGAGGACGCCCTGGCGGCCCTGCCGCCAGTCCCATCGTTCCCGCCGGCTGTGACAGCGCCGCACATCACCGTGGTGGTGTGCACCAGGGACCGCACACAGCAGTTGCGCAGCGCCTTGATGACGATATTGGCCCTGGATTACCCGCGCTTCGACGTGGTGGTGGTGGACAATGCCCCGGCAACGCGCGCCACCGAGGAACTGGTGCGCCAGGAGTTCCGGGACCAGCGCGTTCGGCTGGTGACGGAACCCGTTCCGGGCCTCTCCCATGCAAGGAATACCGGCCTCCGGCATGCCAAGGGGGACCTGGTGGCCTTCACCGATGACGACGTGGTGGTGGACAGGTCCTGGCTCCGGGAGATCGCATCCGCGTTCGAGGCCGTTCCGGGCGCGGCCTGCGTGACGGGGCTGGTGCCGGCCGGGGAGCTCCGTACCCCGGCCCAGGGCTACTTTGATTCGAAGGTCAGCTGGTCCAGGAGCCTGGTCCCGCAGGTCTACTCGCTGGCGGACCCGCCGGCTGCACTGCCCAAATTCCCTTTCAGCCCCGGTGCTTTCGGAACAGGCGCCAACTTTGCCCTCAGGCGCCAGGCTGCACTCCGTCTCGGGGGCTTCGATCCCGCGCTGGGTGTTGGCACGCCCACGGGCGGCGGTGAGGACATCGATATGTTCACCCGCGTAATCCTCGAGGGGCACGCGTTGGTGGTCCAGCCGGCCGCCATTGTGTGGCACCGCCACAGGGATGGGCTGGAAGACCTGCGGGTACAAGCGCGGGGCTACGGCAACGGGCTTGGTGCGTGGATGACCAAGGTGATGATGGACCCGCGCACGGCACGGCTGGCACTGGCCAGGAGCTGGGGGGTAGGACTTGAGTTCCTGAACCGCCGCCCGCAGGCCGCCCAGCCCGCGGTCCAGGTGTCCCCGGTGCACAGTTCCCTCGAGGCCCAGGTCTCCAGGCTGGTCTGGCTGCAGCTGCTGGCTGTGGCCTTCGGACCCTACAAATATCTGCAGTCGCGCAGGGCTGCAGGCGGCTAA
- a CDS encoding glycoside hydrolase family 16 protein — protein sequence MSLITVTSLSIVGAALLVLHGDSSRVTGAPRGDLPSWRQTMVKDFDVPAALGAVGQVYGPDMRGYSGFTDSSGYGTYTPDDVLSVHDGYLDFYLHHSNSKPRVASVIPFGYTGQTYGRYSVRFRYDSIPGYKIAFLLWPASDDWNEGEIDWPEGALDGSLYGNSAIKGTRTSNGMQFDPADKKYSEARPGQWHVATIEWRPGLVRWFLDDELVDQTTKPKGVPNTPMRWTLQAETADDATDTFPATDVSGHLQVDWVAQYAYTP from the coding sequence GTGTCGCTCATCACCGTAACGTCGTTGTCCATTGTCGGGGCCGCGTTGCTGGTCCTTCATGGCGACTCCTCAAGGGTCACCGGAGCGCCCCGGGGGGATCTGCCTTCCTGGCGGCAAACCATGGTCAAGGACTTCGACGTCCCGGCAGCGCTGGGGGCCGTGGGCCAGGTGTACGGGCCGGACATGAGGGGTTATTCCGGGTTCACCGATTCCTCGGGCTACGGGACGTACACGCCGGACGATGTCCTTTCGGTCCACGATGGCTACCTCGATTTCTACCTCCATCACTCAAACAGCAAGCCCCGGGTGGCGAGCGTTATTCCCTTCGGCTACACGGGCCAGACGTACGGAAGGTACTCGGTGCGGTTCCGGTATGACTCCATCCCGGGTTACAAAATCGCCTTCCTCCTGTGGCCGGCAAGCGATGACTGGAATGAAGGGGAAATCGACTGGCCGGAAGGGGCCCTGGACGGCTCCCTCTACGGCAACTCCGCCATTAAGGGGACCCGCACCTCCAACGGCATGCAGTTTGATCCCGCCGATAAGAAATACTCGGAGGCCCGCCCCGGCCAGTGGCACGTTGCCACCATCGAATGGAGGCCCGGTCTGGTCCGGTGGTTCCTGGACGACGAGTTGGTGGACCAGACAACCAAACCCAAGGGTGTGCCGAACACGCCGATGCGCTGGACACTCCAGGCAGAGACGGCCGACGACGCCACAGACACTTTTCCCGCCACCGATGTCTCCGGGCACCTGCAGGTCGACTGGGTGGCGCAGTATGCCTACACGCCGTAA